The following are from one region of the Dreissena polymorpha isolate Duluth1 chromosome 2, UMN_Dpol_1.0, whole genome shotgun sequence genome:
- the LOC127868747 gene encoding chitotriosidase-1-like, which produces MFRNGHLHTTKIAKTTHSKMGVIRLIGCILLVLPCVLTEFYRFCYYGSWASNRHAPNALRPGDINPSLCSHLSYSFLDLDDTATRIIPTPDPPHPETLMTQFNNLKKRNRSLKTIASVGGWAMGTEAFIKLVSSQDLMNQFAGNAVTFLRTHNFDGLDLDWEYPGVEYRGGKPEEKQRFVQLLKTVREAFESDPEVQKGRERLLLTCAVGVTEDLVTTAYNVTGIAQYSDLINLMMYDFHGEWENTVNVHSALYSDFDLSVDRFVKLWVSEGAPKSKLLMGLPLYGRSFTLVDPNNNTVGAPSSEGHDMPYYQVCQMIKEHQITPTTLSNERVPYFVHNNLWVGYEDRASIREKAQYLRAEGLAGAMVWAIDLDDFHGTCEQGQYPLMNALNLIISPDNAIVG; this is translated from the exons ATGTTCCGAAATGGTCACCTTCACACAACGAAGATAGCTAAAACCACACATTCAAAAATGGGCGTTATTAGACTCATTGGCTGTATTCTATTGGTGTTACCTTGCGTTTTAAcag AATTTTACCGTTTTTGCTACTACGGATCGTGGGCGTCCAATCGTCACGCCCCGAACGCACTCCGCCCTGGAGACATCAACCCCTCTCTGTGCTCGCACCTGTCCTATTCCTTTCTGGACCTGGACGATACTGCCACCAGGATTATACCAACACCGGACCCACCGCATCCAGAGACCCT TATGACACAGTTCAACAACCTCAAGAAGAGGAATAGGAGTCTGAAAACCATCGCTTCGGTGGGAGGTTGGGCCATGGGAACTGAAGCCTTCATCAAGCTTGTATCCTCGCAGGACTTGATGAACCAGTTTGCTGGAAACGCCGTAAC GTTCTTGCGAACACATAACTtcgatggccttgaccttgactggGAATACCCTGGTGTTGAATATAGAGGCGGAAAACCTGAAGAGAAGCAACGTTTTGTCCAACTACTCAAG ACCGTGCGTGAGGCATTCGAAAGCGATCCGGAAGTGCAGAAAGGTCGAGAACGACTCCTTCTTACATGTGCAGTGGGAGTCACCGAGGACCTCGTTACGACAGCCTACAATGTGACGGGAATAGCACA GTATTCCGACCTGATTAACCTGATGATGTACGACTTTCACGGCGAGTGGGAGAACACCGTCAACGTCCACAGCGCCCTCTACAGCGACTTCGACTTAAGCGTG GATCGCTTTGTTAAGTTGTGGGTGTCAGAAGGGGCGCCTAAGAGTAAGCTGCTAATGGGGTTGCCGCTCTACGGGCGATCCTTTACCCTGGTTGACCCCAACAACAACACCGTGGGTGCACCCAGCAGTGAAGGTCACGACATGCCTTACTATCAg GTGTGCCAGATGATAAAAGAGCACCAGATAACCCCGACTACGCTATCAAACGAGCGCGTTCCCTACTTTGTCCATAACAACCTATGGGTCGGGTACGAGGACAGGGCCAGCATTCGCGAAAAg GCTCAGTACCTTCGGGCGGAGGGTCTAGCGGGTGCCATGGTTTGGGCTATAGATCTGGATGACTTCCACGGAACTTGCGAACAGGGACAATACCCTCTAATGAACGCGCTGAATTTGATCATCAGTCCCGACAATGCTATCGTAGGATAA